The genomic stretch CCATGGGCGGGTGGGAGGGAGCCTGGGAGGGGCGGGCGCGTGGGAGAGAGGGACAGGAGAAACCGAACCGAAGCGGAAGGAAGGAAACGAGGagggcgagagagagagagagacagagacagaaAACAGAGGGTCAGATTTTTTAAAACAGCGGATAAAGAGGGCGCTTTTCCGTAAAGACCCCCGGAATCCATCGAGTATTTGCCTAAAAGCCCTTTGTAAAACTGTTTTTGGACATCAAGTTTCGGCGGCCCTTGTTCGGTGTGGACGTGTGGTGGGCTTCCACGGCTCGCTGTGGTGGGTCGCGCGCGGTGATTGGGACGGGCGCGGGCCTTGATTGGGATCGGGGATCGATGTCGCGACTGGCGTGGGCTTCCTTCCCTTCGGCTTCGCCCGGCGGAGCGGACGACGGGAGCGGTGACGTCACGTACTCATGCTTCAGGTCGAGTCGCCGCCATCAGCATCACGTCGTACCGAGCGGGGTCCAGCCGTCCAGGGCCTCGGCGGACCAGCCTTTTGGTTCGGTGGTTCTTGTAGAGGttttgatgttttttttttaaaaagaaagTTGACAACAGGGTTGGTCCATATTCAGATAAAGATACAACGAtataggacttgtttagttggcaaaagttTTGGTTTTCAGCTcctataacacttttgtttttatttaacaaatattgtttaatcatggagtaactaagctcaaaagatttatctcgcgatttacagtcatattgtgtaattagtttttattttcatctatatttaatatttcatgcatgcgccgcaagattcgatgtgacggaaaatcttgaaacatTTTGAATAGTTTTTGAACTACACAAGGCCATAGTATAACCAGAATTAGCGTGCAAGTACAAACAACATTGAATAATAATGCATGCAGTTACATCCCATAATCAGCAAGCTCAACAACGTCCCATGAATAGGCTGTTCCTCTTATCATCTCTAAATTGCCTTAGTCTATCATACCCACCATGAAAGCAGTTTTTCAATGTATACATGCTGGACATGTGTTATCTGCATCCTTCACATAGCCTATCGAGATATGTGTCATTTAAAACGGTAGGATTTCACACATCCATGAAGCATCTCAAGTCTAGACTTCTCCAACCTACCTCCTAAACAGGCCCCTATTCCAAATCTAGAGACTTGGtctaaaaaaatcaactccaacccaccccttatttttaatgccctctcaAATTATAGTTTCAGGTCCTCAAATTCAGCAGCCCCCTATCCCCCTCTCATCCATGCGCCGCTCGCTTCCTCATGGCAGGTGAGCTTCCTCCTCGCCGCGAGTTCTACACCAAGAAGCAGAAGAAGCAGACGACAACGGCGAAGATGAAGCCCCCTGCAGCATCCACCGGCAAGCCACCCAAACCTCCTaggatgacgatgacgacgggGAAAAGGGGCCAGGTCCATCCCGCCGTCACCGCCAGGCGCCCCCACCGGCGCGCGGTGAGCAGCTGCGACACGTGCGGCGTGCGCGACGGGTTCCGCCCCGTGGTGTCGGCGGCGGAGGAGCAAGTGCGCAAGGGGTTCGCGGTGGTGAAGTGCTCCTGGGACCCTACGCCGACTTCCGGTCGTCCATGGTGGGGAAGATCGTGGGGCGGCAGTTGTTCGGCCCGCCGGACATGGAGCGCCTGCTGCGCTCCTACCTCTCCCTCAACGCGCCGCGCCACCACCCGGTCATCCTCCAGGCATTCTCCGACAGCTGGGTCGTTGTCCATGGCGGCTAGCCGACGGAACCGGATGAGCGTGTGAAAGATTAGGGAATGGATTTCTTGGACCTAGAAAAATAGGGGTGAGCACCCAAATCAAAAATAGAGGCCTTGATTTGGGTGCTTTGGCTCGAGTTGCTCTTAGTCATTGATGATGCTGGCAACAAAACTGACCCCCTTTTCATTTTACCTGGAGTGATTTTGGGGTAGTTCGATAGCCTGTACTgtgtaggtgaaacttatgTCCACCATTCTCTCAGCTCTAAAGTAGCTATAAAGTAGTATGCTGCTTGCAGCGCGGCATCCCGCGTGTTAACAGCAAGCACAAATGCTTTGTCGTCTCGGCGGTCGACCTTGGCCATGACGTAGACCACATCATCGTCATCCAAGCTCAGCATGGGATGGCCTGTATGCAGCTGCTGCAATGGTGGTAGAGAAGTAGCATAGCCCAGCAGCTTAGGCAATGACCCTGAAATGTGTGAAGCATTGATCTTATAGTCCCTCTCCCAACGCCCCTCCCAGCTTGGGTTGGTGACCTTTTAGATCCATGTGGTGACCGTCCGTAACATCCCAAAATTCATATTCAAAAATCACttgcattaaaaattatttttaaaatatatttcaaaaactataaattaTTTAAACTCTATATTATCTCCTTCTAATTCTTTTTCATCCATCCAGTTATGTATCTTCCAATATATTCTACACAACATAGCATCAGCATCACTTGTCCGCTGCTCATCTCTCTCGCTCGCTTTGCCTAATATCTAGCAAGGCGCCGGCCCCACCACCATCGCCATAGCAGCGCACCTGTGCTCGGACCCCCTCCCTCGCCGGCTGCGCCCGCTCGCACGCGCACCGCAACATGCGGGTCCCATCTCCTGCCTTTTCCTCGCTCCTCTTTTGTTGtacaaaaagatagcaagtCGCAACGCACAACTGGGCACCATCcatatttttcgcgcacaaattacagcaagtaccagcaagcttgcATGCAAAGCATAGCAGTGCACTCGCACAGACGtggtatatctcatgcatgcatgcatgcatgcaggacaagcATGCACGGTCTATTTGCATGCACTTGCATGAAAAggcacggtgattaggcaccgtccatttgcatgcaccgtgCATGCAAATGAGACATCGTCCTTTTGtatgcaaattaggcaccgaccaccTGCAGCATCGTCCTGTCGTCCTGTGTAGCCAAAgcactacagtagcattttaaTGGCAAAAGTTGAGCACTCTGGTCTATAAAAAGGCACTCTCACGTGCTCTCTCTTTCGGCTCTCAGGGCAGCACGCTCATTCCCTCACTTACTCAGTCACTAAAAAGGAAGACATGTTGTGTTGAGTTCGGCAAGTAGTtactcttcttctctttctaggACACCCACCGGCCGATCATCAAAATCAATCTACTCTTGTCTTTTTACTATCCTCTCTTTTTCACCCTTCCCTTGATCCGACAATCAAGAATAATATATACTATTCATCCATTGATCTAAGGATCAAGGACCAACGATCAAAGATGACACCCTAGGCTTGCCGGCTGAACGAGGGCAATCCGGTGACATCTTTGCCTTGATGGGGTCTTTCCTAGGTGAGAGCTTCCATGATTTTACTAGTTTACCTTAATTTTGTATCACGCGAGCATGATAGTTAATCTTTGGTGTTTTGCTTACAAACCTCTCCGCTCTTCACCACAAAAAGTGATATTCTCATTGCGTTCTTCGGTCCGTGATAGCCCAGGTGTACTAGCCCTTGCTGGTGTATGATGCGAGATTAATTCAATATTAACACATCCGTAAAACCTCTCTTCCTCAAAACACGACGATCGAAACAATAGAATAGAACCATGTATGACCACCACCTGCCGCCGCTGCGTGGCGATCGGGCTGTTGCAGAGTTTCTGCTTTCTTGACGACTTTGACGATTCAGCTGAAGGTCATTACCGGTGAAGTCGAACATCTGCGAGTCATGAGTCCGCCCGTCCCGTGGCGGTGCCACGGCGCGGCAGTGATAGGGACGGTGAGTTGGTGACCCTGCCAAAGAAAATCGCCGACCTTTCAACGGGATCCGCCGCGTCCGCGAAAACCAAGACGACATGCGCAGCGCACCGGAGAAACGTCGCACCCGCGCCGTGCGTGACGTGCTTGCTGTCGCTGGCCatgaaaatatttcttttcttgtCTTAGCGGTCGACATGAACCGTGGAATGCAGTGAGGTGACGCTGACGCAGTTAGCTTTACCCTGAACCTGAGCTCATTGACGAAAAAAAAACCCCCTGCAATCCATCTTTTTAACACCATCTGTTCTTCTTGTTTTCATGTTCAGTTTAGAATCGCTTGACGATGAATAATATCAACTGAGTAAACAGGTTTGCGAGACTTGGGAGTAAGTGATACTGCACTTCGGCAGCCTGACGGTACCCGATTATGGAACTGACATAGACGGGTACTATACGAGTGGTATTTTTTGTGTGGCGCTGTCATACTCGAACCACCGTTGATCACCAGACAAGCAAACCAGGGAGCGACAGTAGACACCGTACCTGTTAGCTGAGACTTCACACGAACGGGATTTGTGACGACGCCCTCCATCATGCACGATTCGGCTATTCTTCGTCTTACCTGGTCTGACATATAAGGCAGCTTGGCTTCGGACCAGAGCATCGGCTTGAGCTGTCCGGCGATGTCGATTAGGAAGAACAGGGAGGACAACTCGTTGGTGATGCTGTACGTGAAGTCGTACACCTCGTCGGCGATGTCCACGTAGGCCGGTTTCAGCAGTCCCCTTGGTCCTCGGATCCATATGTAGATCAGAGCAGTCAGCGCCGACAAGAGCTCCCTGGTTGATCGATGTTGATGAAGGGGTCCATCGATGTTGATGAAGTACGAGCGAGCCGGGGCTCGGATCGACCAGGCTCTTCTGGGAGATGAACTGGAGGCTGAAAATCCTTGCCGCCGGCGAGCTTGGTCCGGCCGATCTTGGCACCGGGGACGGGGAGCCCTACGTCGGTTGGGTAGTCGAAGCCTTGCCGCAGGTATATAGCTGCTGGgtcctgaagcagaagataggaTTTCTGTCGTTTGTGGTAGGTGGACAAGGTTGCGAGTTGCCGGTGTTCATGAGCACGACATGGGACACTACTTCTCTCCAAGAAAATACTAGAGCACGGCGTAACCCTTGGTCCTTGCAGGACCTCTGGTGCGCGGTGGTCAAATTTTCACCTCCAATGACCTCTGCTAAGCTTTCAATCAACTGGAGTACTATAGAGTAGATAGAAGAAACACAAATAGCCATCTATTTCTGAACTGGAGGTGAAAATTTCGGTAGAGGGCTGGATACACTACAAGTACATTCCTTATTGTTCAATGAATTTAAATAATAACTATTCTCTCGGTTTAACAGAGTCTCTTCCTCTTGGGGgtggaaaacaaaaaaaaacacacacacacatccaTAAAGCATTCTTTTTCCATTTGATAGAAAGCTTCCATCCAAGCGTTCTGAGCGCAGAGCTGTAGTGACTGCAGGAGGCGGCTACGTGTTTACGTgggctaaggccctgtttagttactcccccaaaatttttcatccatcccatcgaatctggacaaatgcatggaacattaaatgtagataaaaaaataaactaattacacagttgggttgaaaatcgcgagacgaattttttaagcctaattactctatgattagccttaagtgctacagtaactcacatatactaatgatagattaattatacttaatagatttgtcttgcagtttcctgacgagctatgtaatttgtttttttattagtttctaaaacctttcccgacattcttccgacacatCTGATGTGACACAAGAAAATTTCCTCCaccatctaaacagggcctaacagCAGGAGCATGTCGCTGTAGCCGGTAATCCACTAGCCACTGGTCACAGACAGGCCCCTTGGCGGGCCCCGTGAGAACCGACAGTGTGCCTTGCCGCGGCCCGCTTCACTCCCCAAgtcgccgcgcgcgcgcgcacacacacaccgcACGttgctggccggccggccggcagccTTCCGTTCCATGGACATTGCGGCCCGCTGGATCGTCCGCGAAACCGACGTGGTACCCAGGCAGAAAGACCCCCGCAGTCACGCCTTGAAGCCCGCCCTACCGGACCGTGTGTGCGTGCCCGATCACGTCGACGCAACCCCGACGCTGACGCACGCGGCCGGGAATCCGGATCGATTCTGCCGCGGCTGCGGGTAAGGTTAggctttgtttttgttttgttttttgggCGTTCAATAATCGTggttacatacatacatacatacacacacgcgacgacgacgacgacgacgttgaTTTGGATTCTTTGCGAGAAATAAAAGGGGCGATCGATAGCTCCGTGTTGTGCTGAAGAGGGCCGGGGGGTGGCGAGAGAACTACCAGAGGAGTTGCTTGCTGATGAAACTTTGATGGCGAAGGGCTATGATGGAGTATCCTGCCTGCGGCCTGCAATGATGATTCTTCTTTACCTATCCGTTACAGAATGTTCTACCTATACGTACGGCCGGAGCCCGAAGCGTGACACGTGTCCGCCTTCCTGCCGTGGGGTCCGGTCGGTCCCACCTCTTGCGCCATCGAGTTCGATGTTCACGAGCAAGTTTTCCCATGGACCGGTTAATTTGCATCTGCGCCGGCTCCTTCTTCCCCGGCACCCTTCTTCAGCATAGAGGGACGATTCGTCTGATCTCATAGCAGATCTGTTTTGTTCCCATCTCCTTTGCAATCACCTGCTGGCAATCTGGCATCATCCAAAGGTATTAGAGCAAAACTCCAAGGGGCCGTGTTAGTGCTACACCGCTACTCCCTAGTCCGTACGTATCAAACAGGCAGAGCCTTGGATCACCATATGTGCTTTCTTCTGCGGCGTTATCTTCCACTCGTCCTTCACTGTCGATCCCGGGGCAGGGGCAAAGGGCAAGCAAACTTGTGCCCTACGTACAGTATATCCATCGTACCGCTAGGTTTGTTTGTTGAGACTTTACACTAACGTGACAGCGCCCCTTCCGCATGCATGCACTAGCACTAGTTATATTCCAGTACTAATAACCCGGCCGGAGCCTAATCACCAGCTTGTTGATTCCACTGGCTTATAGGGAATAAAGTTGagccgccatgcatgcatgtcagtGTTACAGGTTTGTTACATGCGGCAGTGGACGGCCATACAAACATTCGTGTCAGCCGTCAGCTCGAGTTGGAGTCGCGGAGAGAGCTGCACTGCACCTGCACGAGGTGGCTACGTGTTTCGCGCACCGCACAAGCCTTGCAGCCGCAGCCAGTAGCCTGGTGACGGCCAGCCACAGCCACAGCCACCGTGGGCCACAGGCAGCTCTCGGTCTCGGCTCTCGCGTCGCCTGTCGCACCGTGCGGTGCGGGGCCCCGTGTGAGAGCCGGAACGGAACGGAAGGACCTGGTCCCCTCCGGCCCACGTGCTCCAAGGCTGACATCCCGGGCCCGCCGCCACCTGAGAATTCCCAAACGAACCCGGACCACCGGCCGCTTGTTTAAAACTCCGGCACAACGCGGACTCGTGCCTCGTGCGCACGCGCTCGCTCGCTGCCGGCGGGCCCCTGCGTGATCGGCTCGACGTCCTACCGGGCAGCTCCAGTCCGGTGGAAACTCGGGGCCCGCGGAATTACCCGAACTGCCCCCCTGCGGCCTCCGGCCTCCGGCCCGCACGCCCCACCCGTCACGCACGGCCTCGCGATGCCTGCCTCTGCCTGCCTGTTGCCGTAACAAAAACGCTGCGACGCGCGCAGACgaccacaccaccaccaccgtctCTTTCTACCTCCTCGctttcctccaccgcctcgacGTTCCCCGCCGGCGAGCCAACCGCCGCAGCCAGCCCTGCTGCGCCAGGCGCCTGGCGGCGCCCGCTGCCCCTGCTTCTCCCGTTGCGTCGCGTCGCGTCGCCGCAGTGCGCGGAACGGCCCGCGCGCGAGGACccatggcggcgacggcggATCCGAGGGCGAAGCCGCCGACCGCGGCGTCGCACCACCTCAAGCCGTGGGCggccccgccgccgcctcgcgccCACCGCGTGCCTTCTCCCCTCCCGGGCCCCGCAGTAACCGCGGGAGGCGCCGCGCGCGATCGGcgtcgctcctcctcctcctcctcgtcgcacCGACGTGTCGGCGTCGGCGCCGACGCCGGCACCGTGAAGGAGGAGCTGTCGTGTGACGGCCGGATAAAAGATCTCCGCGACAAGCTCATGGGCCACCTCCGCGACGCCGCCGACCGGCTCCATCTGCCGCCCCCGGCCGCGTCGCCGCCTAAGGCGCAGCAGCCCCGGTTGTCGGGACCGGGACCCGAgccggcagcgccgccgcttcCACAGCCTTCGCCGCCCCAGCAACAGCAGGAGGCCACGCCCTCCGCCAGGCCGTGGAACCTGCGTGACCGCAAGTGCCGCCGACCCACGGCACGcggggcggcggcagcagcggcagcggcagccgcACTCGACGCGTCGCCCACCGCGTGGGGTGATG from Sorghum bicolor cultivar BTx623 chromosome 3, Sorghum_bicolor_NCBIv3, whole genome shotgun sequence encodes the following:
- the LOC8063082 gene encoding protein SCARECROW 1, coding for MAATADPRAKPPTAASHHLKPWAAPPPPRAHRVPSPLPGPAVTAGGAARDRRRSSSSSSSHRRVGVGADAGTVKEELSCDGRIKDLRDKLMGHLRDAADRLHLPPPAASPPKAQQPRLSGPGPEPAAPPLPQPSPPQQQQEATPSARPWNLRDRKCRRPTARGAAAAAAAAAALDASPTAWGDVAGAAEKARRSVVPYQERAPFAVALTAEEVEEDVYALTGARPRRRPRKRPRVVQRQLDSLFPGLWLTEITADAYKVPEE